The Arthrobacter sp. PM3 genome contains the following window.
CGGCCTGCTTCAGGGTGGCCCGCAGTTCCTTCGGCAGGGAGAAGAGCAGGTCCTCCTCGGCCGTGACCACTTCCTCGACGGATCCGTAGCCGTACTCGGCCAGGAGCCGGAGCACGTCCTGGACGAGCACTTCCGGGACAGAAGCGCCCGAGGTCACACCAACGGTGGCGACGCCCTCGAACCAGGCCTCGTCAACCTCGTTGGCGAAGTCCACGCGGTAGGAGGCTTTGGCGCCGTATTCCAGCGCGACTTCCACGAGGCGGACGGAGTTCGAAGAATTGGCGGAGCCCACCACGATCACGAGGTCGGCCTGGGGCGAGATCTTCTTGATGGCCACCTGGCGGTTCGTGGTCGCGTAGCAGATGTCGTCGCTGGGTGGATCCTGCAAGGTGGGGAAGCGCTCTTTGAGGAGACGGACGGTCTCCATGGTCTCGTCCACGCTGAGGGTGGTCTGGGACAGCCAGATGACTTTCTCCGGATCGCGGACGGTGACCTTGTCGACCTCGTGTGGGCCGTTGATGATCTGGATGTGCTCAGGCGCCTCGCCGGCGGTGCCTTCCACTTCCTCATGGCCGTCGTGGCCGATCAGCAGGATGTCGAAGTCGTCCTTGGCGAACCGGACGGCTTCGCGGTGCACCTTGGTGACCAGCGGACAGGTCGCGTCGATGGTCCGCAGCCCGCGGTCCTCGGCGGACTGGACGACGGCGGGAGAGACGCCGTGCGCGGAGAAGATCACCAGGGCACCTTCGGGGACCTCGTCGGTTTCGTCGACGAAGATGGCGCCCTTGTCCTCAAGGGAGCTGACCACATGGACGTTGTGCACGATCTGCTTGCGCACGTAGACGGGCGGGCCGTAGTGCTCCAGGGCCTTTTCCACCGCGATGACGGCCCGGTCAACCCCGGCGCAGTAACCGCGCGGGGCTGCCAGCAGGACCTTTTTGGGGCCGGCGACGGGGGCGGCCGCCAGCACGTCTTCCGGTGAACGCCGCCGGCGCGGAACGGATGGCATTGGAACGGAAACAGCGGTGGTGGTCATGCACCCATGCTACCGGTGCTCGGTGTTCACCCGTTTGCGCCCTCCGGCGGCGCGGACGGCGAGTCCCGTGACCAGCAGGGCCGCTCCGGCCACGGCGGCGGCGATGATCCACTGATCGAAACCGGCCGAACTTGCCGCGACAAACTCGTTCTTGAACGCCTCTGCCACGGCGGTGCCGCTCGTGGTCCCGAGGACGGCGCTTCCGGCGGCGTCACTAGCCAGTTTCCAGATCCCGGCGAGCACCAGCGTCCCGGTGCCGATGCCGGCCAGCACGGCCCACCGGCGCCGCGCCGCGACAAACGCCAGGGCGAACGCGATACCGGCACCCACGGCGACGGCATACCCCATCGGGGCGTAGGCGGTGACGCGTTCGATCAGCTGGCGCTGGTTGGACTGGCCGATGTGGATCATCACCTGCCCGGGCGCCTCCAGCGGCAGGCCGGCGGCGTCCGAAACCTGCTTGGTCACGAGCCCCGCCAATGGCGCGACATCCAGGGTGAGTGACGACGTCGCGTCGGCTTCCGGCGGCAGCGTCGACGGGTCGGCGAACGTGAGGCGGTGGCTCCTGCGCAAAGTTTCCGCCCAGGCGTCGGAGTAGCCGGGCAGGCCGGTGAGCGACTGTGCGGCGTTCTCGAGGACCGGGCGGGCCAGTTCGATGAGGGGCTCAGGTATGCGCCCGCCGGACACGAGGCTGTCGACGGCGGCCGTGGCCAGCCGCTGCTGGAACGCCGGATCCTTGCCCAGCGGCGCGGTCAGGGCCACGAAGCCGTCCTCCTGGACGATGTTTCGGTCCACCCACATGGCCGGAACGGCGACTGCCGTCATCAGGAGCCCGATCAGTACAGCGGCGGCGGAGACAAAAGTGCGCAAGGAATTCCTAGGAGTCGTTGGGATGCTTCCCATCCTATGGCGGGTCCGGCATGGCCATAAAGTCGGGCCCCGGTGGTAGAGCTATGGATAGAGTTGCAAGAGACAATTTCCGGCTGCCGGCCGGCCTTCCCTGCCCCGGGAAGCGCCGGCGGCGGTCCCGCCACGGCAAAGGACACGCACGCAAATGCACCAGGCCTTCCATCAGGCACTCCGGCAGACACCCTCCGCCACGGAGCCCGCGCATGCCTGAGGACGTACAGGCGGCCACCACGCTGCCGGCGACCGCGGCCCAGACGAGCCCGGACAACCCCTGGCCCCTGCAGCTGCTGTCCCAGAAGCTGAAGATGCA
Protein-coding sequences here:
- a CDS encoding 4-hydroxy-3-methylbut-2-enyl diphosphate reductase, with translation MTTTAVSVPMPSVPRRRRSPEDVLAAAPVAGPKKVLLAAPRGYCAGVDRAVIAVEKALEHYGPPVYVRKQIVHNVHVVSSLEDKGAIFVDETDEVPEGALVIFSAHGVSPAVVQSAEDRGLRTIDATCPLVTKVHREAVRFAKDDFDILLIGHDGHEEVEGTAGEAPEHIQIINGPHEVDKVTVRDPEKVIWLSQTTLSVDETMETVRLLKERFPTLQDPPSDDICYATTNRQVAIKKISPQADLVIVVGSANSSNSVRLVEVALEYGAKASYRVDFANEVDEAWFEGVATVGVTSGASVPEVLVQDVLRLLAEYGYGSVEEVVTAEEDLLFSLPKELRATLKQAGDVSRALGGRGARPGQS